From Micromonospora rhizosphaerae, the proteins below share one genomic window:
- a CDS encoding 3-hydroxyacyl-CoA dehydrogenase family protein, which produces MAGRLAVVGAGLMGSGIAQVAAQAGWQVTLRDLDDAATDRGLASIRKSLEKFAAKGVIDTSEVEASLGRITPTTDLEAVADADIVVEAVFERLEIKHEVFRALDKICKADAVLATNTSAIPVTQIAAVTERPEAVVGTHFFSPVPMMKLCELVRGYKTSDETLATAKAFAEGIGKTVVVVNRDIAGFVTTRLIAALVVEAVKLVESGVVSAEDLDIACRLGFGHAMGPLATTDLTGVDVLLHAAKNIYTDTADEKFFPPELLQRMVTAGDLGRKTGKGFYTY; this is translated from the coding sequence ATGGCGGGTCGACTCGCGGTCGTCGGGGCCGGGCTGATGGGCTCGGGGATCGCCCAGGTGGCGGCGCAGGCGGGCTGGCAGGTGACGCTGCGGGACCTGGACGACGCGGCCACCGATCGTGGCCTGGCCAGCATCCGGAAGTCGCTGGAGAAGTTCGCGGCCAAGGGCGTCATCGACACCTCCGAGGTCGAGGCGTCGCTCGGCCGGATCACCCCGACCACCGACCTGGAGGCGGTCGCCGACGCGGACATCGTGGTCGAGGCGGTCTTCGAGCGGCTGGAGATCAAGCACGAGGTGTTCCGCGCGCTGGACAAGATCTGCAAGGCGGACGCCGTGCTGGCCACCAACACCTCGGCGATCCCGGTCACCCAGATCGCGGCGGTGACCGAGCGGCCGGAGGCGGTCGTCGGCACCCACTTCTTCTCTCCGGTGCCGATGATGAAGCTCTGCGAGCTGGTCCGCGGCTACAAGACCAGCGACGAGACCCTCGCGACCGCGAAGGCGTTCGCCGAGGGGATCGGCAAGACGGTCGTCGTGGTCAACCGGGACATCGCCGGCTTCGTCACCACCCGGCTGATCGCCGCGCTGGTCGTCGAGGCGGTCAAGCTGGTCGAGTCCGGCGTGGTGTCGGCGGAGGACCTGGACATCGCCTGCCGGCTCGGCTTCGGCCACGCCATGGGCCCGCTGGCCACCACCGATCTGACCGGCGTGGACGTACTGCTGCACGCCGCGAAGAACATCTACACCGACACCGCCGACGAGAAGTTCTTCCCGCCGGAGCTGCTCCAGCGCATGGTCACCGCCGGCGACCTGGGCCGCAAGACCGGCAAGGGCTTCTACACGTACTGA
- the murA gene encoding UDP-N-acetylglucosamine 1-carboxyvinyltransferase: MTHSLRIPDLTIPARPGPTSWPGGVGPGDAGDPAVNDVDVIRVNGDARLSGTVHVVGAKNSALKLMAAALLAPGRSVITNVPRITDIAIMGEVLRRLGCGVQFAADDPVDPMVARGGVERSRSVVIDVPEQPGAEADYDLVRRLRASICVLGPLLARRGYVRVAHPGGDAIGSRGLDMHIAGLTRMGADISGEHGFVIAAAPDGLRGADIVLDFPSVGATENLVMAAVLARGTTAIDNAAREPEIVDICTMLNRMGARIEGAGTSTLHIVGVPELRPVRHATVGDRIVAGTWAFAAAMTRGDITVTGIDPALLEVALDKLVSAGGLVETRGDAFRVRMDDRPTAVDVVTLPYPGFATDLLPMAIGLAALSDGASLITENIFDGRFMFANEMMRLGADIKTDGHHAVVRGRDRLSGAPVRATDIRAGAGLIIAGLCADGVTEVSHVHHVDRGYPDFVADLRALGVEVERGTVPGEPALEI; encoded by the coding sequence ATGACGCACAGCCTACGGATACCGGACCTGACCATCCCGGCGCGGCCGGGCCCGACCAGCTGGCCGGGCGGGGTTGGCCCGGGTGACGCCGGCGACCCGGCCGTCAACGACGTAGACGTCATCCGGGTGAACGGTGACGCGCGGCTGTCCGGCACGGTGCACGTGGTCGGTGCGAAGAACTCGGCCCTCAAGCTGATGGCCGCGGCGCTCCTCGCGCCCGGGCGCAGCGTCATCACCAACGTCCCCCGGATCACCGACATCGCCATCATGGGGGAGGTGCTACGCCGGCTCGGCTGCGGCGTGCAGTTCGCCGCCGACGACCCGGTCGACCCGATGGTGGCCCGGGGCGGGGTCGAGCGGTCCCGCTCGGTGGTCATCGACGTGCCCGAGCAGCCCGGCGCCGAGGCCGACTACGACCTGGTCCGCCGGCTGCGCGCGTCGATCTGCGTGCTCGGCCCGCTGCTGGCCCGCCGCGGTTACGTGCGGGTGGCCCACCCCGGCGGGGACGCGATCGGCTCCCGCGGCCTGGACATGCACATCGCGGGGCTGACCCGGATGGGCGCGGACATCTCCGGCGAGCACGGCTTCGTCATCGCCGCCGCGCCGGACGGGCTGCGCGGCGCGGACATCGTGCTGGACTTTCCCAGCGTCGGCGCCACGGAGAACCTGGTGATGGCGGCGGTGCTGGCCCGGGGCACCACGGCGATCGACAACGCCGCCCGCGAACCGGAGATCGTCGACATCTGCACCATGCTCAACCGGATGGGTGCCCGGATCGAGGGGGCCGGCACCTCGACCCTGCACATCGTCGGGGTGCCCGAGCTGCGTCCGGTGCGGCACGCCACCGTGGGAGACCGGATCGTCGCCGGGACCTGGGCGTTCGCCGCCGCGATGACCCGCGGCGACATCACCGTGACCGGCATCGACCCGGCCCTTCTTGAGGTGGCGCTCGACAAGCTGGTCTCGGCCGGCGGCCTGGTGGAGACCCGGGGCGACGCCTTCCGGGTACGGATGGACGACCGGCCGACCGCGGTGGACGTGGTCACCCTGCCCTACCCCGGCTTCGCCACCGACCTGCTGCCCATGGCGATCGGGCTGGCCGCTCTCAGCGACGGGGCGTCGCTGATCACCGAGAACATCTTCGACGGCCGGTTCATGTTCGCCAACGAGATGATGCGGCTGGGCGCGGACATCAAGACCGACGGCCACCACGCCGTGGTACGCGGCCGGGACCGGCTCTCCGGCGCCCCGGTACGCGCCACCGACATCCGGGCCGGCGCCGGGCTGATCATCGCCGGGCTCTGCGCCGACGGGGTCACCGAGGTCTCCCACGTGCACCACGTCGACCGCGGCTACCCGGACTTCGTCGCCGACCTGCGGGCGCTCGGTGTGGAGGTCGAGCGCGGCACCGTACCGGGGGAACCGGCCCTGGAGATCTGA
- a CDS encoding cob(I)yrinic acid a,c-diamide adenosyltransferase, whose product MAVHLTRIYTKAGDAGMTRLSNNEQVPKTDPRIAAYADVDECNAAIGVALAMGQLDDELRAVLESIQNDMFDVGADLATPVEPDPAYPPLRVTEEYVERLEGWCDEYNARLSKLDSFILPGGTAGAALLHVARTIARRAERAAWALVAHDPDRTSPLPAKYLNRLSDLLFILARTANPDGDVLWVPGGKR is encoded by the coding sequence ATGGCCGTCCACCTCACGCGCATCTACACCAAGGCCGGCGACGCCGGCATGACCAGGCTGAGCAACAACGAGCAGGTGCCGAAGACCGATCCACGGATCGCGGCGTACGCGGATGTCGACGAGTGCAACGCGGCGATCGGCGTCGCGCTCGCGATGGGGCAGCTCGACGACGAGCTGCGGGCGGTGCTGGAGTCGATCCAGAACGACATGTTCGACGTCGGCGCGGACCTTGCCACCCCGGTCGAGCCGGATCCGGCGTACCCGCCGCTGCGGGTGACCGAGGAGTACGTGGAGCGCCTCGAGGGCTGGTGCGACGAGTACAACGCGCGCCTGAGCAAGCTCGACTCCTTCATCCTCCCCGGCGGCACCGCTGGCGCGGCGCTGCTGCACGTGGCACGGACGATCGCCCGGCGCGCCGAGCGTGCGGCGTGGGCACTGGTCGCGCACGACCCCGATCGGACCAGCCCCCTCCCAGCGAAGTATCTCAACCGGCTCTCCGATCTGCTCTTTATTCTGGCAAGAACG